One Glycine max cultivar Williams 82 chromosome 8, Glycine_max_v4.0, whole genome shotgun sequence genomic window, AATGGtgttaaagatatatatataaaaaaagagagataaaaaaattatatatgtgataAGTGATTGATAAAGAACAAAGAAATTGATAAGAAAAAGgatgaatatttataattttttttcgtatttttcAGTCATCTGTctgaagaaaaattattattcattttcgTAATTTTCAGTCATCTATTAGAATTTCAATTACCTAATACAGTTTTGTATTTTGACATATCCGTTTCTATTGATATACTTTTGCTTTATTTGGTGGCAGAAAATGTAGACTTCCTTTTGGTAGACACAACTCCTTTTGTTGATAAATACTTCATTGAGAATAAAGTCCATAGCTACGATTGTAGAGGCATACTACCCACGAAGCGTTACATTTCTAACCTTCTCAAGgtaattttattatgaattaaaaaaaataattagtatatataatttcataacaAACATTTAAATGTGAAGAAAGATAAGCCCTCGTATATTTGATATCcacttttatcatatatatagatgtagataattccatatatatatttatttgtcgAATGGGAACTTATTTCTTCACAAGAAAATGAAAGTAGCAAAATATGTATTAGATcgtgattaaaaatattttaaaaaaattatcaataattaaaaataaccttatattaagatttaaatgatttattataaatttagaaatatAACTAATATATTCAAATCcttgattataaattttaattaccatatagtttatatttaaaacatcatttatttattacaaagtttaattatataaaatgaaacatTTATCCTATGAAATTCATAAACTAAGAtacccatttaaaaaaaatactaataatgaaGCTAGAAAAAAGTATGCCCTCCAAAGTCCAAACCAATCCAAGTTCATCGAGATGGAAGAAGCATTGAAGAACCAATAGTAAACCCTCCTTATCAGCTATCACTTTGAAAACCCGCATTCGGCCAACACTATACAATACCATAACCTTATCTATCGCAACCACCTCCCAAATCACTCTCATCCAACTTCATCTCTCTCTTCCCCCAGTTGCCAGATCTGAATCACACCTTCACTCTTGCGATTTAATTACtggtaatctttttttttttaagattttttttttattttgtgcaatTTAGTATTTTGGGTGGTTGGTGTTTAACTATATTTGGCTAATCATATAAATATTGACCTTGAAGATTGCAGATTCTATGAGGTTGAAATTGGAAAGTGTTGATGATTCGGACTTTGTTCTTTGAGTTGCTTTGCATGTTAATTGATGTGCTTTACTCCGTGTGTTTGTTTGTCTTAAATTAGAATGAACCAATGCTTTGTGTTTATGAAAATTTCATGCCCACCAGTTGCTTGATGGAATGGATATTAAGGTTACTACTTACTAGGGATAACATTGAATTCATGTTTTATGTATCCTTTTTCCATATTATAGAGTAGTTGAGGATGGCTCCTTTTGCTTTTGCAACATTGCCCTCTTCTCACATCTGCCGCCTCCCAAAGCCCACAAACTTGAAGTTTCGAGTTCGCTGCTCTACTGCCGCGTCTTCTCCTTCTTCGGTTTCCACTAGATCAAAAGCTGCTGGCTTTGATTTGAAGACATACTGGGCCAACCTAATGGTGCAGATCAATCAGAAGCTGGACGAAGCTATCCCGGTTCAGTTTCCTCCGCAGATATATGAAGCTATGAGGTATTCAGTCCTTGCCAAAGGTGCCAAGCGAGCCCCACCTGTTATGTGCATCTCTGCCTGTGAACTCTTTGGTGGCAGCCGCCTTGCCGCCTTTCCCACTGCCTGTGCCCTTGAAATGGTATTCTTCTTTCTGTACCCTCTTATTGTGTTTTTGCTAGGAACCAAGAATTGAAATGagtaagaaaataacagaaaataggagagaaaactctcctccaagggtttccccttcacaaaggatTTCTCCTTTCACAAAGAGCTAAAGCTCAATCTACAACTGATAAGATCCCCCTCTCTCGTATCCTTCTTCctctatttatatctaataaacccCTCTAACAAACTAACTAAACTCATTAGTAGTCTAACTATATTAACTAACTCTTCCTTCTCCTTATATCCTAACAGTTTTGattgtattgtaattttttatttatttattttgattattgatGTTAAGACCTGAGACATTTGAGAGAGATTGGTTTATCATTGtcacaattttctttttatcatagaGCTACTGGACTGTATCAGTCAAATAAACCTGATCCTGATTccctcttctttttatttttaaaataacattaaatgtgTGTTTAGTTGTAGGAGTGTTGTGTTGTTCATGTAAGTGTTTTGGTTTCCATCTTCAGCTACCTGTATTTGCATCATACGGTACCTACGTTGACCTTTAGAGGAACTGTTAAGAATCCTTAGTTTTAATAATACCTTCATTTGCAATTTACATTGTTCTTTAACAAAATAGATTCTCTGGATCGGTATGTTTTGAACTCCTGATGAGATACAAAATAGGCTTATGAAATAATGATATTTACTTcactaaaaaataatgacaataaACTGAATGTGTTTGAGTATTTTAAACATACATGGTTGTAGGCAtattattaatgttatatttctGTTGAAATCAGGTTCATGCAGCTTCATTGATACACGATGATCTTCCCTGCATGGATGACTCCCCCTCACGCCGTGGTCAGCCTTCAAACCATACCATCTATGGTGTTGACATGGCAATTCTTGCGGGCGATGCACTCTTTCCCCTTGGATTTCGACACATTGTTTCACAAACTCCATCAGACCTTGTGCCTGAGTCGCACCTCCTTCGTGTGATTGCCGAGATAGCCCGCTCTGTAGGATCCACTGGAATGGCTGCAGGGCAGTTCCTGGACCTTGAAGGAGGACCCAATGCAGTTGGATTTatacaagaaaaaaagtttGGTGAAATGGGGGAGTCTTCTGCAGTGTGTGGAGGATTCTTGGCTGGAGCTGAAGATGATGAGATAGAGAGACTGAGGAGGTATGGGAGAGCTGTTGGGGTATTGTATGCAGTTGTGGATGATATTATAGAAGAGAGATTGAAAGTTGAGGGAGATGGTGACAGGAAAAACAAGGGTAAGAGTTATGCAGAGGTTTATGGAGTTGAAAAGGCAATAGAAAAAGCTGAAGAGCTCAGAGCAAAGGCTAAAGAAGAATTGGATGGATTTGAGAAGCATGGGGAACGGGTCTTTCCTCTCTACAGTTTTGTGGATTATGCTTTTGATAGAAGTTTCAGTGTTGATGATGCCAGTGGATAACGGGTGGTTcttgatatttatatatttatagttcTTTGATTGATCGACTGACTACTTGATAATCGATCATTGCATTGCATAGAGAACTTACACAGTTTAGAAAACGGTACTGCAATTCTATACAATCAAATGAATCATCCTCAGCATTTAGACTTTACCGTTCTTTTTGTGTTGGATATCTTGACCATTTACAGAGATGAGGAAGTTCTGAAGCATGGACCCATAAAAAAAGAGGCAtatctaattaaatattatgatttttttatatgactTTTTAAACTCCATTTCATTTCATCAATCAAATGAAATGGGGTTTATTCATTTCTTAATACACAAAGTTCGAGTTAcattttctcataaaaaaataattgtggtAGGAAGAATGGATTTCTCAATGGGAAATAGCAGatgttaagtttgtttttggtatttttttggtgtatagcatatttttggtattttttttaacttacatATTGGGCCTATTGTGAACCAATGGCCACAAAGCATTTGACTGTTTGGTCCTTAAAATTGGGTTCCTCCTTGTGAAACGTTTGTAACATGCAAACTTGCCAAATGACAATGGActattgcttcctgcacctcctTTATGGCTTATGGAATGGTCAATCCAGAATGCACTCCTtttttgacttctggaatgaTCAATccagaaggaaaaataaaaacactccAGAAAGGATGTAGAAAGCAACTTGGAGGTGCAGGAAGTAACAGCCATGACAATGGCGAAGCAAAAGAGAGCATGCTGAAAAATCCAAACCCCAACAATGGTGGTTGTGAGTTTCCTTTTTGTGGGGAACCCTCTTCATTTCATATGGAGATTCCCTTTCTGAACAGGCAGGCAACAGCATTGGACACCACTTGCTGCCGAAAGTTTCCCTTTATAGTGTGAGGtctactataaataaaagatgGACTCTTAGTGGGCCAAGCTTCAACTGTTTCCGTCCATCATCATGGCCCATTCAGAAGTTGAGTAGATGGACCGATGGAGAGTTACAGTGACCACAAAGTTCTAATTTGTCAC contains:
- the LOC100788186 gene encoding geranylgeranyl pyrophosphate synthase-related protein, chloroplastic-like (The RefSeq protein has 3 substitutions compared to this genomic sequence), which produces MAPFAFATLPSSHICRLPKPTNLKFRVRCSTAASSPSSVSTRSKAAGFDLKTYCANLMVQINQKLDEAIPVQFPPQIYEAMRYSVLAKGAKRAPPVMCISACELFGGSRLAAFPTACALEMVHAASLIHDDLPCMDDSPSRRGQPSNHTIYGVDMAILAGDALFPLGFRHIVSQTPSDLVPESHLLRVIAEIARSVGSTGMAAGQFLDLEGGPNAVGFIQEKKFGEMGESSAVCGGFLAGAEDDEIERLRRYGRAVGVLYAVVDDIIEERLKVEGDGNRKNKGKSYAEVYGVEKAIEKAEELRAKAKEELDGFEKHGERVLPLYSFVDYAFDRSFSVDDASG
- the LOC100788186 gene encoding geranylgeranyl pyrophosphate synthase-related protein, chloroplastic-like isoform X1; its protein translation is MAPFAFATLPSSHICRLPKPTNLKFRVRCSTAASSPSSVSTRSKAAGFDLKTYWANLMVQINQKLDEAIPVQFPPQIYEAMRYSVLAKGAKRAPPVMCISACELFGGSRLAAFPTACALEMVHAASLIHDDLPCMDDSPSRRGQPSNHTIYGVDMAILAGDALFPLGFRHIVSQTPSDLVPESHLLRVIAEIARSVGSTGMAAGQFLDLEGGPNAVGFIQEKKFGEMGESSAVCGGFLAGAEDDEIERLRRYGRAVGVLYAVVDDIIEERLKVEGDGDRKNKGKSYAEVYGVEKAIEKAEELRAKAKEELDGFEKHGERVFPLYSFVDYAFDRSFSVDDASG